The following nucleotide sequence is from Paenibacillus odorifer.
GACCTTAACGATCTCGCATTGCGGATCTAGCTGTTCCATATACTGTAATTTATCCCCAAAACGTAACTGCTGAATTTTCACATATAGCCGGACATGCTCAAGTTCTTCGCGCAAGGTAACGGTGATTTTCCCAGTCTGAATATGAATCCGAAACAATCTGCCCACGATTCCCACCATCTCGCCAATCTCTCTTTGCCCATTGATGATGGCTTTCATTTGAATTGATTCAAGGACATTTGCCAGAAAATGAGGATTGATTTGGCTTTTGAGCGCACCATACTGGGCTACCTTTTGTTGAGCCTTGGCCATCGATGATCGCTCAATATAGTTTTGCAAATCTTTTACCATTTTACGAATTCCATTATATAGAACCCCAAATTCATCTTGGCGGTTACTGTACAAATCCACATCGAAATTACCCATCCCCACCAGCTTCACCTTCCGGCTTAACAGAATAATAGGTTTGGTTACACGTTCCGAGAGGATATACATAAATAAGAGTGCAGTGACAAGCGATAAGAGCGCCAAAGTTAAAATGATTTTGCCAAGAAAAGAAGCCTGCTTAGTCATCTCTTTTTCATCAATATATTGAATGACCTTCCAGTTGGAGTAAGGAGAAGTAACAAAATTAATGTACGAATCCTTGTCATCAAAAGTACCATATAAGCTCCCGGCGTCATTGTTCATAAAAGTGTTAAGCGCCTGTTTGTCGATGGGGATAGGCTCTAAAGGACTCGTCTCCAATGAATCTGAGCTATAAACGTTGCCTCCTTTATCGTCTAAAATAATGAATTTCCGCTTGCTATTCTCGGACAGCTTTAAGATTTCACGTAATGAATCCAGCCGGATATCAATTAACATGACACCTAAGGGCTGCTTGCTTCCTTTTTTATTAATGACTCTGGCGATGGAGATGACGGATTGTTTAGAATTGGTGCGATAGAAGGGGAGATGACTTCCAAATAGGATTACACCACCCTTTTTTTGTTGCGTCTGTAAATACCAATCCTCTTGGGTGTAGTCCTTCACATCATAATCCGCACGATTGAAATTGGCGGAGTAGAATACACGTGACCCCGCGAAAATCTGCACACTGTCGACATTTTTAATCGTCATTTCAATCCCGCTGATGAACTGTTCAATCGTGTTTCCATACTGAATACTTAGATCATTCCCGATATTATCTTTGTTGATAGTCCAATGCTCGAGGGCGGTTTGTAATTGACTATCTACTTGGGCATTAAGGGTCCCTTTTTCAATACTTTGCAGATACTGGTCGATGTTGAAAGAAAGATTATTAAGGATGAGATTAGAGCTGCTTTGATATTCATTTTTGACGGCTTGATTTGAAAAAATATAGATAATCGCGGATATAATCAGCAAAGGAATGGTAATGGTCAGGATCATCAGCACAAAAATCTGCCTATTGACATGCCGCATCCGATAACGCTTTTTTGGCTGGTTTATTTGCATCATTTTGCTTACCACCCCGATTGTTTTCTATAGTCTGATGGGGTCATGTTGGTAAAAATCCGGAACGTTTTAACGAAATGCTTATAGCTTTTGTAACCACACATTGTGCAGACATCGGTCACCAGAATCTCCGGTTTTTTTAAGCATTCCTGCGCGTATTCCATACGGATTTCGGTTACAAATCGCATATAGTTCTTATCGAGTTTTCTTTTGAACAGACGGCTTAAATAAGAAGGGTTATAGAAGAATCGATCCGCTACCATTTGTAGAGTAATATCTTGATCAATATTAGCTCTAATGAAGGATTTAATATGTTCAAAGATAATCACATCCTGCTGATGGTTATCCGTCAGACCTTCGGTATAAATGTTTCCCAAATGAACCATCCAATTCCCCAGCCACTCGAACATGACCTCAAGGGAGTGGAAATCCTCTACAAAAGTGAGGTTTAAGAGTTTATCGCTGTACACACCATCCATATGAATCTGATTTTTATTAGCGAAGCGGATAATGACACTTATAATTTCTTGTAAATACGCAAGCCATAGATCAGTAGAAGAGCCATCTGTTTTATGCGAAATATCTTGTGCCAATCGTTGCGTTAATTGCAATATCTCTTGTTTATTGGCGTTTTCGATGCAGGAGATTATTCGTTTCTTATCGTTGTCATCTAGTTGAATAAGCGTTGGTTTAGTAGCTGTGGCGCCTGCCTTTATGGATGAGATATGGAATATATTGCGCTCTTTCTGATAGAAGCGCTGATATAACAGCTTTTCAGACTCGTGAAGTAATGAAGTGATTTGAGATAGTTCGTTCGTTACTGTGCCTATAGCAAGATAAAGGGCAAAATGATGTTCTAGTGTAAGCTTGTTCAAATGCTGATCGAGTTCAGTAAGTACTTGTGTCTCAAAAGGGATAGTGCTCGTTGCAGTCTGTGATCCCATGACTATTAGCCCGTATAGTTTGGATTTAGCAGAATATGTAAAAATAGATCGTGGCAGATCTGCCGGGAGATAGGCCTCCGTAGCAAGATGTATAAACTTAGTAGCCTGTTCTCTCATCCACAAGGTGGATTGTAAAGGAGTTTCTCTGATAAGGAAACCTGCCAAAACAAAAGGGAGATACAAATAATGTTTACTTTTGAAACTACATAATTCAGCGATTAAATTAGTGTCCATTGCAGGTTGTTCTTCTTCCAGTAGTAGCTTTATAAGTTGTGAGCCTTCCAGAGTAGAACGTTTTCTTTGTTCTTGTTGTTTAAGTTGCAGCTTGTTCATGCATTCTTGAATCACGGTTAGACTTTCTTCATATTCCAAAGGTTTGAGCAAAAAAGCATGTACACTCCCAAGTTTGATGGCTCGTTGAGCGTATTCGAAATCATTAAATCCCGTCAAAATGATAAACAAAGTATCAGGAAGGAATTGGCGAAGCTCTTCGATCATCTGAAGACCATCCATTTCGGGCATGCGAATATCAGTGATCACTAAATCTGGCTGCTCACGCAGTGCGGTAACGAAGCCTTCTTTTCCATTCTCCGCTTCAACAATACTCTGAACACCAAGCTCCTGCCACGAAAAGTAATGTTTTAATCCCGTCCGTATTAACGGTTCATCCTCTACAATCATAAGCTTGTACATGAAATCCCTCCGGAAGACTAGATTTATAGTGGATTATTCAACATCGATACCATCAAATGTAAGTTATAAGCTAAAAATTAAAATAATTATAGGTGAATATGTAATGTATTATAACATTGAAGAGGGACTGAAAGAAGGTATAGGTCAGAATACGACCCTAAATGTAAAAGGAGTGGGATTCTCCTAAATTTATAATTGATTTATGATTAGCGCAAGGAATGATAAAGTATTTTATTCCACAAAAATAATAGGGGGTAGCACATGAGAGCAATGAAAAAAGGGCTAATGAGCATTGTTGGTGTCGCACTTTTAGGTACACAGTTAGTTGCATGCGGAAATACGAATACAGCGAATTCCGCCAATGAACCAAGTAATAATACTGATAAGAGTGAGCCCGCGGCCACTGAGACTGCTGCTAAACCAGCAGAAATAACATGGTGGAATTTTCCGAGCTTTCAAGCTTTAGATGGTGAAGTTGGCAAATATGAGAAGGAAATCATTGCAGCTTTTAATGAGAAGAATCCGGAAATTAAAGTCAACCTTGAGATGATCACATTTGAAGGCGGCCCTGAAAAACTGAATGTGGCGATTGCTTCGAATACCGCACCTGATGTAATTTATGATGCTCCTGGACGGATTATTGACTGGGGTAAAAAGGACTTATTAGCACCTCTTAATGATATGGTGACCGATGAAGTGAAAAATGATATTTCGGAAGCCTTTTGGAAGCAGTCTAGTGTTGGCGATGAGACCTTTATGTACCCGATCAATACAGCTCCTTTTATGATGGCGGTAAACAAGACCGTTTTTGAGAAGATTGGCGCGCTAGATTTGCTTCCTCTGGATAAGGAAGATCGAACTTGGACGTTTGAAGAATATAAGAAAGCGCTGGAAGCAGTTAAAGAAAAAGCACCTGATGTTATCCCTACCGGATTCTTCGCGAAGAGCCAAGCTGGAGATCAAGGAACTCGTGCATATCTTGCTAACTTAGGTGTATCCAGATTTCTAAATGAAGATAATTCGGCAGTCGCTATCAATACTGATAATGCTGCAAAAGCGTTGGATTGGATCGTTCAAGCTACAAAAGATAAACTTAGCGTTTCTGGTGCGGCTTCCCTTGCGGCTGCTGACGTGAACGACTTATTTTTACAAGGGAAATTAGCCTTTACACTCAACTATTCTGCAGTACTTAAAGCTCAGAACGTATCTAAAAAAATGGTTGAATTCGAAGATGTTCTGCTTCCATTCCCTACTTTAGATGGATCGGAACCTAAGCTTGAACCTTACCTCGGCGGTATGGCTGTATTCAATAATGGTGATGAAGCTAAGATTACAGCTTCTAAGAAGCTGATTGATTTTATTGCTAATGATCCTGTATGGGGGAAGAAAAACTTGATTCAAACAGGTGGTCTGTCTGTTCGTAATTCGATTACAGGCCTCTATGATGATGCAGAGTACAAATACGCTGAGTATGCTCGTAAATTCACAACAGATGCACCTACCATTGCCGATGGATATGCTGATATTCGTACTTTCTGGTTCCCTGAATTACAACGTGCTTTAACTGGAGGAGCAACCGGTAAAGAAGCTTTGGACAGCTTTGCTGCAAAAGCAAACGAAGCGATTACGAAAGCAAAGGCTGCAATGAAATAAAAAAAGTGAATGGTGTCTAAAAGAATAGAGTGCGGCAAGCACTCTTTTCTTTTTAAATCATTGAAGAAATGGGGAAGGACTGTGGGGACAACGGTTCGCAAAATAAAAG
It contains:
- a CDS encoding response regulator transcription factor: MYKLMIVEDEPLIRTGLKHYFSWQELGVQSIVEAENGKEGFVTALREQPDLVITDIRMPEMDGLQMIEELRQFLPDTLFIILTGFNDFEYAQRAIKLGSVHAFLLKPLEYEESLTVIQECMNKLQLKQQEQRKRSTLEGSQLIKLLLEEEQPAMDTNLIAELCSFKSKHYLYLPFVLAGFLIRETPLQSTLWMREQATKFIHLATEAYLPADLPRSIFTYSAKSKLYGLIVMGSQTATSTIPFETQVLTELDQHLNKLTLEHHFALYLAIGTVTNELSQITSLLHESEKLLYQRFYQKERNIFHISSIKAGATATKPTLIQLDDNDKKRIISCIENANKQEILQLTQRLAQDISHKTDGSSTDLWLAYLQEIISVIIRFANKNQIHMDGVYSDKLLNLTFVEDFHSLEVMFEWLGNWMVHLGNIYTEGLTDNHQQDVIIFEHIKSFIRANIDQDITLQMVADRFFYNPSYLSRLFKRKLDKNYMRFVTEIRMEYAQECLKKPEILVTDVCTMCGYKSYKHFVKTFRIFTNMTPSDYRKQSGW
- a CDS encoding cache domain-containing sensor histidine kinase; amino-acid sequence: MMQINQPKKRYRMRHVNRQIFVLMILTITIPLLIISAIIYIFSNQAVKNEYQSSSNLILNNLSFNIDQYLQSIEKGTLNAQVDSQLQTALEHWTINKDNIGNDLSIQYGNTIEQFISGIEMTIKNVDSVQIFAGSRVFYSANFNRADYDVKDYTQEDWYLQTQQKKGGVILFGSHLPFYRTNSKQSVISIARVINKKGSKQPLGVMLIDIRLDSLREILKLSENSKRKFIILDDKGGNVYSSDSLETSPLEPIPIDKQALNTFMNNDAGSLYGTFDDKDSYINFVTSPYSNWKVIQYIDEKEMTKQASFLGKIILTLALLSLVTALLFMYILSERVTKPIILLSRKVKLVGMGNFDVDLYSNRQDEFGVLYNGIRKMVKDLQNYIERSSMAKAQQKVAQYGALKSQINPHFLANVLESIQMKAIINGQREIGEMVGIVGRLFRIHIQTGKITVTLREELEHVRLYVKIQQLRFGDKLQYMEQLDPQCEIVKVMHFSLQPIVENAIVHGLESRSEPGLLEVSSVISGDDMLIIVKDNGIGIEEEKLKQLRFRLSQPSDTLDEEHIGIKNVHDRIQFHFGEKYGIEISSHVGEGTTVIIRLPA
- a CDS encoding ABC transporter substrate-binding protein produces the protein MRAMKKGLMSIVGVALLGTQLVACGNTNTANSANEPSNNTDKSEPAATETAAKPAEITWWNFPSFQALDGEVGKYEKEIIAAFNEKNPEIKVNLEMITFEGGPEKLNVAIASNTAPDVIYDAPGRIIDWGKKDLLAPLNDMVTDEVKNDISEAFWKQSSVGDETFMYPINTAPFMMAVNKTVFEKIGALDLLPLDKEDRTWTFEEYKKALEAVKEKAPDVIPTGFFAKSQAGDQGTRAYLANLGVSRFLNEDNSAVAINTDNAAKALDWIVQATKDKLSVSGAASLAAADVNDLFLQGKLAFTLNYSAVLKAQNVSKKMVEFEDVLLPFPTLDGSEPKLEPYLGGMAVFNNGDEAKITASKKLIDFIANDPVWGKKNLIQTGGLSVRNSITGLYDDAEYKYAEYARKFTTDAPTIADGYADIRTFWFPELQRALTGGATGKEALDSFAAKANEAITKAKAAMK